A stretch of the Arthrobacter sp. PAMC 25486 genome encodes the following:
- a CDS encoding IclR family transcriptional regulator, translated as MTDVVAQESAISKTFDRGLVALEFISDNPTGVTLTQVAKHLDVHRTIAHRLIGTLERHNLVKRSEAKLISPAVGLIRLAESVDQDLRKVARPVLQALADKLGATAHLIIATGQDQVQALVVVEPTNAAAHIAFRAGQIHPIHQGSGGLAILAAHPPMDGERPEVAEARTRGYAVSSGEVIPSAWGLSAHVAAAPGMGDFSIGVTVFRPSLLDVCAPDVLQSARALAVLLGG; from the coding sequence ATGACTGACGTAGTTGCACAGGAGTCAGCGATCTCAAAAACGTTTGATCGCGGGCTTGTGGCGTTGGAGTTCATTTCCGACAATCCAACTGGGGTGACCCTTACACAGGTGGCCAAACATCTTGATGTGCACCGCACCATTGCGCATCGACTGATTGGTACCTTGGAGCGTCATAATCTCGTCAAGCGCTCGGAAGCGAAACTCATTTCACCCGCTGTTGGACTGATCCGGCTTGCCGAGTCGGTGGATCAGGACCTGCGCAAAGTTGCCCGGCCCGTCCTTCAGGCTCTGGCGGATAAACTCGGTGCCACGGCCCACCTGATCATTGCGACAGGACAGGACCAAGTTCAGGCACTAGTGGTTGTGGAGCCTACGAACGCCGCAGCCCATATAGCCTTCCGTGCCGGTCAGATTCATCCCATTCACCAAGGATCGGGCGGGTTGGCAATTTTGGCTGCTCATCCGCCTATGGACGGGGAACGTCCCGAAGTGGCGGAGGCTCGTACGCGGGGATATGCGGTTTCCAGTGGGGAAGTCATCCCCTCCGCATGGGGCCTTTCAGCCCATGTTGCTGCCGCTCCTGGCATGGGTGACTTCAGTATTGGAGTGACCGTTTTTAGGCCCTCACTATTGGATGTCTGCGCCCCCGACGTTCTCCAGTCGGCGCGGGCGCTGGCAGTGCTTCTCGGCGGCTAG
- a CDS encoding SDR family NAD(P)-dependent oxidoreductase, which yields MESSPKHNDFAGKSILITGAASGMGRAEALAVAREAGKVWVADISETGSDVAEEIRAAGGSAQFHRLDVTDFQAWQELADHIQATDGKLDGLINNAGVSHRSSIMETSPADWHRVMDINLNSVFYGMKAMAPLLESAGGGAIVNISSIAGMLGYFAAGYGSSKWGVRGLTKVGAMEFADKNITVNSVHPGLVDTPLLNSGSTEFVDQSLISVPAGRLAQAGEIADVVLFLLSEKARYITGTEIVVDGGLTSGGLYHRILRDVHKQQQAA from the coding sequence ATGGAAAGCTCCCCAAAACATAATGACTTTGCCGGAAAAAGCATCCTTATTACAGGTGCGGCAAGTGGCATGGGCCGAGCCGAGGCCCTGGCCGTAGCCAGGGAAGCTGGCAAGGTCTGGGTTGCCGACATCTCCGAAACGGGCTCCGATGTCGCGGAAGAAATCCGAGCAGCAGGTGGATCAGCGCAGTTCCACCGCCTCGATGTTACAGATTTCCAGGCCTGGCAGGAATTGGCGGACCATATCCAGGCGACCGACGGCAAGCTCGACGGCCTGATCAACAATGCCGGCGTCAGCCATCGCAGCTCCATCATGGAAACGTCGCCTGCCGACTGGCACCGTGTCATGGACATCAACCTCAATAGTGTCTTCTATGGGATGAAGGCCATGGCTCCCTTATTGGAGAGCGCGGGCGGTGGGGCCATCGTTAACATCTCATCCATCGCAGGCATGCTGGGCTACTTCGCAGCCGGCTATGGCAGCAGCAAGTGGGGCGTGCGTGGCCTGACAAAGGTTGGCGCCATGGAATTTGCGGACAAGAACATCACGGTGAACTCAGTGCATCCCGGTCTGGTGGACACGCCGTTGCTCAACTCGGGGTCAACAGAGTTTGTGGACCAAAGCCTCATCTCCGTGCCCGCGGGCAGGCTGGCGCAGGCCGGTGAGATTGCTGACGTCGTGCTCTTCCTGCTCTCAGAGAAGGCCCGATACATCACGGGAACAGAAATAGTCGTTGACGGTGGTCTTACCTCCGGCGGTCTCTATCACCGCATCCTGCGGGACGTACACAAACAGCAGCAAGCAGCGTAG
- a CDS encoding MarR family winged helix-turn-helix transcriptional regulator, which produces MTSKDHETTPPRKASTEATTTSSPPTIEAPGVDLDYFSFVELAGRRLDEEIPDNDSGANRVILTLSRAASQIVYDLEASVHRPNGHSWASFRLMFVLWLAGPMESGRTASLAGMSRAAVSNLANTLTSRGLLRKVPGTADRRAITLSLTKSGLDEVQAAFREQNQRETLWVSSLTPIEQQLLIMLLEKMMGHRDIVGARSRQ; this is translated from the coding sequence ATGACCAGCAAGGACCACGAAACCACGCCACCACGCAAAGCATCCACGGAGGCCACTACTACGAGTTCGCCTCCCACAATTGAGGCACCAGGCGTCGATCTGGACTACTTTTCCTTCGTGGAATTGGCCGGCCGGAGGCTCGATGAGGAAATTCCCGACAACGACAGCGGCGCCAACAGGGTCATCTTGACCCTCAGCCGGGCTGCGAGCCAGATTGTCTATGACCTCGAGGCCTCCGTACATCGACCCAACGGGCATTCTTGGGCCAGCTTTAGACTCATGTTTGTCTTATGGTTGGCGGGGCCCATGGAATCCGGACGGACTGCAAGCCTTGCTGGCATGAGCCGGGCAGCAGTATCAAATCTCGCCAACACCCTGACCAGCAGAGGGCTGCTGCGCAAGGTTCCCGGCACCGCTGACCGGCGGGCCATCACGCTGTCCCTAACCAAGAGCGGCCTGGACGAAGTCCAGGCCGCCTTCCGGGAACAGAACCAGCGTGAAACCCTCTGGGTCTCATCCTTAACGCCCATCGAGCAGCAGCTGCTAATCATGCTCCTGGAGAAAATGATGGGACACAGAGACATTGTCGGAGCACGCTCACGGCAGTAG
- a CDS encoding nuclear transport factor 2 family protein produces the protein MNGFELTLLAVMQLYGAQSRAIDTGDAQMWAETFIPDGCFNSPSYPEPVTGRESLIYFAKSFTNKSPRTRHVITNAHITSMAAPGQATTSAYLMIVQTPVQGVAQILRLTTIEDELIKIDGAWKVARRQVILENKGQ, from the coding sequence GTGAACGGTTTTGAGCTGACCTTGCTGGCAGTGATGCAGCTGTATGGTGCACAATCCCGCGCCATTGACACCGGCGATGCACAGATGTGGGCTGAAACGTTCATTCCGGACGGCTGCTTCAATTCACCCAGCTATCCCGAGCCGGTCACGGGCAGAGAATCACTTATCTACTTTGCTAAAAGTTTCACCAATAAATCCCCGCGAACGCGCCACGTCATCACGAACGCCCACATCACCAGCATGGCGGCGCCGGGACAGGCTACAACATCCGCCTATCTGATGATCGTTCAAACACCCGTGCAGGGTGTCGCACAAATCCTCCGATTGACAACTATTGAAGATGAACTCATCAAGATCGACGGTGCATGGAAAGTTGCGCGTCGGCAGGTCATCTTGGAAAACAAAGGACAATAA
- a CDS encoding IclR family transcriptional regulator, whose protein sequence is MKQVAVQGAQVVGRIAALLRIVSRKPEGATLMEAVRESGLTRPTVHRLLTSLAAEGLLDHDGVTGNWVLGPEALLMGSVAAARFPMEDIARPSLRRLAEETGESAFFSVRRGAETVCLLREEGSFPVRSFVLHEGVRFPLGVASAGVAIMAFLPPEEQEQILARWDQHAGTFAPTHPVALIQENLARTHGVGYSVNPGLVLEGSWGMGSAVFDTRGKPDWALSLTGIEPRFRMERQEFLGRLLMEEAHVITGQLQGRA, encoded by the coding sequence ATGAAACAAGTCGCCGTGCAAGGTGCGCAGGTCGTCGGACGGATCGCGGCCCTCCTGCGCATTGTGAGCAGGAAACCTGAAGGGGCCACCCTCATGGAGGCGGTCCGTGAATCTGGTCTGACCCGGCCCACGGTCCACCGGCTGCTGACCTCACTCGCCGCCGAGGGGCTATTGGACCATGACGGCGTAACAGGGAACTGGGTGCTGGGTCCGGAGGCGCTGCTGATGGGATCCGTCGCTGCGGCGCGTTTCCCCATGGAAGACATTGCCCGGCCCAGCTTGCGCCGGCTGGCCGAGGAAACGGGTGAGAGTGCCTTCTTTTCCGTCCGCCGCGGCGCGGAAACCGTATGCCTCCTGCGGGAGGAAGGCAGCTTCCCCGTCCGCTCCTTCGTGCTCCACGAAGGCGTGCGCTTCCCCCTGGGAGTCGCATCGGCCGGGGTGGCGATCATGGCCTTCCTGCCGCCGGAGGAACAAGAACAGATCCTGGCCCGCTGGGACCAGCACGCCGGTACCTTCGCTCCGACACATCCCGTGGCTCTGATCCAGGAAAATCTGGCCCGGACCCACGGTGTCGGGTACTCAGTGAATCCCGGTCTCGTGCTGGAAGGCAGCTGGGGGATGGGCTCCGCCGTCTTCGATACCCGGGGAAAGCCTGACTGGGCGCTCTCCCTGACAGGCATCGAACCCCGCTTCCGTATGGAACGTCAGGAATTCCTTGGACGGCTCCTCATGGAAGAAGCGCACGTCATTACGGGGCAGCTTCAGGGTCGGGCATAG
- a CDS encoding electron transfer flavoprotein subunit beta/FixA family protein, producing MKIAVLIKQVPDTASSRTIDVEAGRIVREPAEAIVDEISERALEKALQLRKEHGGEVTVLAMGPDKTVAALRHGLAMGADRAVHLHDPDFAGADLVRTARILASGLRGLEPFDVILTGNTSTDGRGGAVPAALAEILRLAQATSLRAFDIVDGVLTGERVLDDMVQHIQAKLPAVVSVTEHIADPRFPGFKGIMTAKRKKILTMDAKGLAGSGPSHSNGQPVGANVVRSVVENPSRTSGEKFADDGSAAQRISDYLIEEGLV from the coding sequence ATGAAAATTGCAGTACTGATAAAACAGGTTCCGGACACGGCCTCGTCGCGAACGATCGACGTAGAAGCGGGTCGAATTGTGCGAGAACCGGCTGAAGCCATTGTCGATGAAATTAGTGAACGCGCCCTCGAAAAGGCGCTTCAACTACGCAAGGAACACGGAGGAGAAGTAACTGTCCTGGCCATGGGGCCCGACAAGACAGTTGCCGCGTTACGACATGGGCTGGCCATGGGCGCGGACCGAGCTGTCCATTTACATGATCCGGATTTTGCCGGAGCCGACCTGGTCCGCACGGCCAGGATCCTGGCCTCGGGTCTGCGCGGGCTTGAACCTTTTGATGTCATCCTCACTGGCAACACCTCAACGGATGGCCGCGGCGGAGCAGTTCCTGCAGCACTTGCCGAAATCCTCCGACTTGCCCAAGCCACGTCCCTTCGCGCCTTTGACATTGTCGACGGCGTTCTCACCGGCGAGCGCGTCCTCGACGACATGGTCCAACACATCCAGGCAAAACTTCCGGCAGTGGTCTCGGTGACGGAACACATTGCTGATCCGCGCTTCCCGGGTTTTAAAGGCATCATGACTGCCAAGCGCAAGAAGATTCTCACGATGGATGCCAAGGGGTTGGCGGGCTCTGGCCCTTCACACTCCAATGGTCAACCCGTCGGCGCCAATGTAGTGCGCTCTGTCGTTGAGAATCCCAGCAGGACTTCAGGAGAGAAATTCGCCGATGACGGCAGTGCCGCGCAGCGAATCTCGGATTACCTCATAGAGGAAGGACTCGTATGA
- a CDS encoding cytochrome b/b6 domain-containing protein, whose protein sequence is MGPYARKTILTTAVVVAMVAVVLAAKWLRSSGVIDGFLADYPGHARLPETSPTGFPAWLGWQHFLNMFFLVLIIRSGWQVRRTTRPDAYWTRHNKGFIRTKGSPAKISLDLWLHLSVDILWLINGLVFVILLGVTGHWMRIVPTSWDVIPNALSAAVQYASLDWPTEDSWISYNALQLLAYFLVVFVAAPLAFATGVRMSGIWPQQAARLNRAYPIAVARSVHFPVMVFFVLFVVVHVFLVLTTGVLRNLNHIYAGTDDAGWLGFGLFVGSLVVISATVVLARPVFLRPVASLMGKVSKR, encoded by the coding sequence ATGGGACCATACGCCAGGAAGACGATACTTACCACGGCGGTTGTGGTGGCCATGGTTGCTGTGGTCCTAGCGGCGAAGTGGTTGCGCAGTTCAGGAGTCATTGATGGATTCCTGGCCGATTATCCGGGGCATGCCAGACTTCCCGAGACGTCGCCGACCGGCTTCCCGGCCTGGCTTGGCTGGCAGCACTTCCTGAATATGTTCTTTCTGGTGCTGATCATCCGCTCGGGTTGGCAGGTGCGGCGGACTACGCGACCGGATGCCTATTGGACCCGCCATAACAAGGGCTTTATCAGGACCAAGGGCAGTCCCGCCAAGATCAGTCTTGACCTCTGGCTCCATCTGTCCGTGGATATTCTGTGGCTGATCAACGGCCTGGTATTTGTTATTTTGCTGGGTGTCACTGGCCATTGGATGAGGATTGTCCCCACCAGCTGGGACGTCATTCCTAACGCGTTGTCAGCGGCGGTGCAGTATGCCTCGCTGGATTGGCCTACGGAAGACAGTTGGATTTCGTATAACGCGCTGCAGCTTCTGGCCTACTTCTTGGTGGTTTTCGTGGCGGCGCCCTTGGCCTTTGCCACGGGTGTCCGAATGTCCGGCATCTGGCCACAGCAGGCCGCCCGGTTGAACAGGGCCTATCCGATTGCCGTGGCCAGGTCTGTGCATTTCCCCGTCATGGTGTTCTTCGTGCTGTTTGTGGTGGTGCACGTGTTCCTGGTGCTGACCACGGGAGTCTTGCGGAATCTTAACCACATCTACGCTGGAACGGACGACGCCGGCTGGCTGGGATTTGGTCTCTTCGTGGGTTCCCTGGTGGTCATTTCAGCAACTGTTGTGCTGGCTCGGCCTGTCTTCCTGCGTCCCGTAGCCTCCCTGATGGGAAAGGTGTCCAAACGTTGA
- a CDS encoding SDR family NAD(P)-dependent oxidoreductase — MTAVIENPTRSITTPMLAIHPEMAGKVAVITGAARGMGAVFARGLARQGVNIVAADINEADVLRTAADINTELGDNESAGKVVGTAVDVTNPDDHDAVLKHALDQFGRVDFWINNAGIFPQADILDITPEQINSTYQVNLNGVLFGAQTAARHMKENGGGAIINMASVAAVRVRVTRGAYNSSKAAVKHLTNCLAVELGPHNIRVNAVAPGFIDTEMTRWVHEQPGALDKALGSIPLRRIGAPEEVFGTLLFLLSDSARYVTGTTVAVDGGSQHI; from the coding sequence ATGACTGCAGTGATCGAGAATCCCACACGAAGCATCACCACACCAATGCTCGCCATACATCCCGAGATGGCCGGCAAAGTGGCTGTTATTACCGGCGCAGCTCGTGGCATGGGCGCAGTGTTTGCCCGTGGTCTGGCCCGTCAGGGCGTCAACATCGTTGCGGCCGACATCAACGAAGCTGATGTCCTGCGAACCGCTGCCGACATCAACACGGAGCTCGGCGACAACGAATCCGCGGGCAAAGTGGTGGGCACCGCTGTTGATGTGACAAACCCGGATGACCACGATGCTGTGTTGAAGCACGCCCTCGACCAGTTTGGCCGGGTTGATTTCTGGATAAACAACGCCGGCATTTTCCCCCAGGCAGACATCCTGGACATCACTCCCGAGCAGATCAACTCTACCTACCAGGTCAATCTCAACGGCGTGCTGTTTGGTGCACAAACGGCCGCTCGCCACATGAAGGAAAATGGTGGCGGCGCCATCATCAACATGGCTTCTGTCGCTGCGGTCCGGGTGCGTGTGACCCGTGGGGCATACAACTCAAGCAAGGCAGCCGTCAAGCACCTGACAAACTGCCTCGCCGTCGAACTGGGCCCACACAATATCCGCGTCAATGCAGTGGCGCCCGGCTTCATTGACACGGAAATGACCCGCTGGGTGCACGAACAGCCCGGCGCTCTGGACAAGGCCCTGGGCAGCATTCCCCTGCGCCGCATCGGCGCTCCGGAAGAGGTCTTCGGCACCCTCCTGTTTCTGCTCTCGGACAGCGCCCGCTACGTCACCGGAACCACTGTGGCGGTCGACGGCGGCTCACAGCACATCTGA
- a CDS encoding electron transfer flavoprotein subunit alpha/FixB family protein, which produces MSINDVLVYADHTQGQLNAAFGGLIAAASDIGRPVAILAATSEHLDQLIDQASLYGAEAAYAVEIPAGKQMIITELAAVTAALDHSVAGDGGHIGAVILSADIKSRELAGRLAIRRNLGLIIDAVVLELADGAVVAQQPVLGGKYTVVSEVDHRTPVICLRVDPAGAATPKVGSECRVTRIAITEQGEPDAVVLSTETQRSNTNRPELGSASIVIGGGRGLGSAENFSLVEELAEVMGAAVGASRAAVDAGYCDRGLQVGETGQIIEPDLYIAVGISGAIQHRVGMQNAKRIIAINTDANAPIFDIADLGIVGDAFTIVPQLMAAVRSRSAVDA; this is translated from the coding sequence ATGAGCATCAACGACGTGCTGGTCTACGCGGATCACACCCAAGGACAGCTAAACGCAGCCTTTGGTGGGCTGATTGCTGCCGCCAGCGACATTGGCCGCCCGGTGGCAATTCTCGCTGCCACATCCGAGCATCTGGACCAGCTCATTGACCAGGCATCGTTGTACGGCGCGGAAGCAGCGTACGCAGTTGAAATTCCTGCCGGTAAGCAGATGATAATCACTGAGCTGGCAGCTGTGACGGCTGCGTTGGATCATAGCGTGGCAGGAGATGGCGGCCACATCGGTGCTGTCATCTTGTCTGCTGACATCAAGAGCCGGGAACTGGCTGGTCGCCTGGCCATCCGCCGAAATCTGGGCCTGATCATCGACGCCGTTGTTCTTGAGCTCGCTGACGGCGCTGTGGTTGCCCAACAGCCTGTTCTCGGTGGAAAGTATACGGTTGTTTCCGAGGTTGACCACCGCACGCCGGTCATCTGCCTGCGTGTGGATCCGGCTGGCGCCGCCACACCGAAGGTCGGCTCCGAATGCCGTGTCACCCGGATCGCCATCACCGAGCAAGGTGAGCCGGACGCCGTCGTGCTCTCCACTGAAACACAGCGCTCCAACACTAACCGCCCCGAACTGGGTTCCGCGTCCATCGTCATCGGTGGCGGGCGCGGACTCGGCTCCGCAGAGAACTTCAGCCTGGTGGAGGAACTTGCCGAGGTCATGGGTGCGGCTGTCGGCGCATCACGTGCGGCAGTTGACGCCGGCTACTGCGACCGCGGCCTGCAAGTGGGTGAGACTGGGCAGATCATCGAACCTGATCTATATATCGCCGTAGGAATATCCGGAGCCATCCAGCATCGCGTGGGAATGCAGAACGCGAAAAGGATCATCGCGATCAACACGGATGCTAATGCGCCGATCTTTGATATTGCCGATCTTGGAATTGTGGGGGATGCGTTCACGATCGTTCCGCAGCTCATGGCAGCCGTTCGCAGCCGCAGTGCGGTGGATGCATGA
- a CDS encoding FAD-dependent oxidoreductase: protein MDYDLIVIGAGGAGLAAAVTAAQEGLSVIVFEAEMEIGGSTQLSAGMLTAAGTSVQRELGVEDTPERFYQHYMDLNQWRVLPGPTMAYCTEAASVVEWLKEIGLELPAQQSSSAHEPGLTRAGVEDVWRGHVPKDQGYGLIQTLDRTRRSLEADLVVNTRVSEILIEDGKVRGVIADDIEVTAPNVLVASGGFGQNPELVARLYPEALTAGSHGFSVAAPGSRGDHIGFAEQNNLALFGHGWGLLLVTASFQRYHHWQSGFPPASRIYLNADGRRFMDEDAPYAVSPGILKDNDGFAWAIFDETARLGLPSGYADWNAENILAQIETGLVHRADTLANLAAAIGINARATEASTARFNNLMADGFDADFLRHGTLAAKGADTHLASIETGPFYAVKMVPGELVCTHTGLQIDAHARVQNVYGEPVEGLYAAGEAAGGVLGERYVGGGNSVAHALTFGRIAALHAANRGAEN from the coding sequence ATGGACTACGACCTCATCGTTATCGGCGCCGGTGGCGCAGGCCTTGCCGCAGCCGTAACTGCTGCACAGGAGGGACTATCGGTTATCGTTTTCGAAGCCGAAATGGAAATCGGAGGCTCCACCCAGTTGTCGGCCGGCATGTTGACGGCAGCTGGAACCAGCGTCCAGCGTGAGTTGGGCGTGGAAGACACCCCCGAACGGTTTTACCAGCACTACATGGACCTCAATCAGTGGCGCGTCCTTCCTGGCCCAACCATGGCCTACTGTACGGAAGCGGCATCCGTTGTTGAATGGCTGAAGGAAATCGGGTTGGAACTTCCCGCGCAACAGTCCTCGAGCGCCCATGAACCGGGCCTGACCCGTGCCGGTGTCGAAGATGTATGGCGTGGGCATGTCCCCAAAGACCAGGGCTATGGCCTGATTCAGACGCTCGACCGGACACGTCGCAGCCTTGAGGCAGACTTGGTGGTGAACACCCGGGTCAGCGAAATCCTCATCGAGGACGGGAAGGTCAGGGGAGTCATCGCAGACGACATCGAAGTGACCGCCCCAAACGTCCTAGTGGCAAGCGGTGGATTCGGGCAAAACCCCGAACTGGTCGCCAGGTTATATCCCGAGGCGCTCACGGCCGGGTCCCACGGATTCTCCGTTGCAGCCCCCGGGAGCCGGGGTGATCACATTGGATTCGCCGAGCAGAACAATTTGGCCCTCTTCGGCCACGGCTGGGGTCTGTTGCTGGTGACAGCCTCCTTCCAGCGCTACCACCATTGGCAAAGCGGATTTCCGCCTGCCTCCCGCATATACCTCAACGCCGACGGCCGCCGGTTCATGGATGAAGACGCACCGTACGCCGTCAGTCCCGGCATCCTTAAGGACAACGATGGATTTGCGTGGGCGATCTTTGACGAGACAGCGCGTCTGGGACTTCCCTCCGGCTATGCGGACTGGAATGCGGAAAATATCCTTGCCCAGATTGAGACGGGCTTGGTACACAGGGCAGACACCTTGGCGAACCTGGCAGCGGCGATTGGTATCAACGCACGGGCTACTGAGGCCAGCACGGCCCGCTTCAACAACTTGATGGCCGACGGATTCGATGCGGACTTCCTGCGGCACGGAACACTAGCGGCCAAGGGCGCTGACACGCACCTGGCCTCCATAGAAACTGGTCCATTTTACGCCGTGAAGATGGTTCCCGGGGAACTTGTATGCACCCACACCGGATTGCAGATTGACGCCCATGCCCGCGTCCAAAACGTCTATGGGGAACCCGTTGAAGGGCTGTATGCAGCAGGTGAAGCAGCTGGAGGTGTCTTGGGAGAACGCTACGTTGGAGGCGGCAACTCCGTGGCGCACGCCTTGACCTTCGGTCGAATTGCCGCCCTGCATGCGGCCAACCGTGGAGCTGAAAACTAA
- a CDS encoding MFS transporter: MDSTMKALPPEQVEKPKQKTSTVIKAAVVGTVVEYYDFGMYGYMATMIGAQFFVSHDPAAALLGTFAAFAVAFFLRVPGGIFFGHMGDKYGRKKALSWTILLMVAATVLMGLLPSYATLGVWATILLVLCRCLQGFAAGGELAGANAFVAESAPAKWRATQTSMVNTGTYLGSLIASLVALGINSMFSSDQVMDWAWRVPFILSLPIGIIGVIIRNKMEDTPQFEKLEEKGEIAKLPIKELLSTSKVSLIKIIGLGALITGGYYIASVYAATYLQTVGHFTPQVAFLSTSLALILGVITLPIAGYCADRFGRKPVILTGSAGAVLLGVPMFMMMSGGVVWQAIVAQSTLFICVSIVNGASYVAYAEMLKASVRYSGLALGNNVTNMFLGGTAPFIATLLISMTGNTMAPAGYFVFCALLTLITVFFIKETKGVELQGG; the protein is encoded by the coding sequence ATGGATTCAACAATGAAAGCGTTGCCCCCAGAGCAAGTAGAAAAACCGAAGCAAAAGACATCTACGGTCATCAAGGCTGCAGTTGTTGGCACGGTCGTTGAGTACTACGACTTCGGCATGTACGGCTACATGGCAACCATGATCGGCGCACAGTTCTTCGTCTCGCATGACCCGGCAGCGGCACTGCTGGGAACCTTCGCCGCCTTTGCCGTGGCGTTCTTCCTCCGTGTCCCGGGAGGCATCTTCTTCGGTCACATGGGCGACAAATATGGGCGCAAGAAGGCGCTCTCTTGGACCATCCTGCTCATGGTTGCGGCTACCGTACTTATGGGCCTGCTGCCAAGCTATGCCACCCTCGGTGTCTGGGCGACCATCTTGTTGGTCCTTTGCCGCTGCCTGCAGGGATTTGCAGCTGGTGGTGAATTGGCTGGCGCCAACGCGTTCGTGGCCGAATCTGCCCCCGCAAAGTGGCGGGCAACGCAGACCTCCATGGTCAACACTGGCACGTACCTGGGCTCCTTGATCGCCTCACTGGTTGCCCTGGGTATCAACAGCATGTTCAGCTCCGATCAGGTCATGGATTGGGCCTGGCGTGTACCTTTCATCCTGAGCCTGCCCATCGGCATCATCGGCGTCATCATCCGTAACAAGATGGAGGACACCCCGCAGTTTGAGAAGTTGGAAGAAAAGGGAGAGATCGCAAAGCTGCCCATCAAGGAACTCCTGAGCACCTCCAAGGTCAGCCTCATCAAGATCATCGGTCTGGGCGCACTCATCACTGGTGGCTACTACATTGCCTCGGTATATGCCGCCACATACCTTCAAACAGTTGGACACTTCACTCCCCAGGTGGCCTTCCTGTCCACGTCCCTTGCCCTGATTCTGGGAGTGATCACCCTTCCCATTGCCGGCTATTGCGCCGACAGATTTGGCCGCAAGCCCGTGATTCTCACCGGCTCCGCAGGTGCAGTTCTTCTCGGTGTCCCGATGTTCATGATGATGTCAGGCGGGGTTGTTTGGCAGGCCATCGTCGCCCAGTCAACACTTTTCATTTGTGTTTCCATCGTCAACGGGGCCTCCTATGTGGCCTACGCCGAGATGCTCAAGGCATCCGTTCGGTATAGCGGGCTCGCACTGGGCAACAATGTCACTAACATGTTCCTCGGAGGCACGGCACCGTTCATTGCCACACTGTTGATCAGCATGACAGGAAACACGATGGCCCCAGCGGGATACTTTGTCTTCTGTGCACTTCTCACCTTGATCACGGTCTTCTTCATCAAGGAGACCAAGGGCGTCGAATTGCAGGGTGGTTAG
- a CDS encoding nuclear transport factor 2 family protein — MSVEEKQAITEVLYRYARAVDRKDFAAVAACYFPDANDNHGGYNGNADGLVEDMKVRHRTIDSSQHFVTNVLIDLGVDVANVESYCLCYLRLDKEPGAESQLLSTIRCRYVDRFEKRDGEWRIADRIVVFDESRQEMITDSLNPLWVASKRNSSDPVYTRLP, encoded by the coding sequence ATGAGTGTCGAGGAGAAGCAGGCCATCACGGAGGTCCTCTATCGCTATGCCCGCGCCGTGGACAGGAAGGACTTCGCTGCCGTTGCAGCCTGCTACTTTCCGGATGCCAATGACAACCACGGCGGCTACAACGGGAACGCCGATGGTTTGGTTGAGGACATGAAGGTCAGGCACCGGACCATCGATTCTTCCCAACATTTTGTCACCAACGTCCTGATCGATCTTGGCGTGGATGTTGCCAACGTGGAATCGTATTGTCTGTGCTACCTTCGCCTCGATAAGGAACCGGGGGCAGAATCCCAGCTGCTCTCGACCATCCGCTGCCGCTATGTGGACCGTTTTGAGAAACGGGACGGAGAATGGCGCATTGCCGACCGGATAGTGGTCTTTGACGAATCGCGACAGGAAATGATCACGGACTCATTGAATCCCCTATGGGTGGCTTCCAAAAGGAATTCCTCTGACCCGGTATATACGCGCCTTCCATAG